Proteins from one Bradyrhizobium roseum genomic window:
- the tyrS gene encoding tyrosine--tRNA ligase, which produces MTAFKSDFLNILSERGFIHQCSDFDGLDALAAKGQATAYVGYDCTAPSLHIGNYLTMMMLHWLQQSGNKPITLMGGGTTMVGDPSGKDESRAIRSISEIEANKASIRGVFSKVLRYGDGASDAIMLDNAEWLTRLNWIEMLRDIGRHFSVNRMLTMDSVRLRLEREQEMSFIEFNYMVCQAYDFVELARRTGCRLQMGGSDQWGNIVNGVDLGRRMGTEQLYALTTPLLTTASGAKMGKTAQGAVWLNADQFSPYDFWQYWRNVEDADVVKFLKLFTILPMAEIAKLAALQGGEINEAKKVLATEATALLHGRDAANTAAETARQTFEQGAIAENLPTVEISSGELESGAAVLGLFVKAGLVASNGEARRQIKGGGLRVNDAAVTDEKMVLTPSNLTPEGVIKLSMGKKKHVLLKPA; this is translated from the coding sequence ATGACCGCATTTAAATCGGATTTCCTGAACATTTTAAGCGAACGCGGCTTCATCCACCAATGTTCCGATTTCGACGGACTCGACGCGCTCGCCGCCAAGGGCCAGGCGACCGCCTATGTCGGCTACGACTGCACTGCACCCTCGCTCCATATCGGCAACTACCTCACCATGATGATGCTGCACTGGCTGCAGCAGAGCGGCAACAAGCCGATCACGCTGATGGGTGGCGGCACCACCATGGTCGGCGACCCCTCGGGCAAGGACGAGTCGCGCGCCATCCGCTCGATTTCCGAAATCGAGGCCAACAAGGCGTCGATCCGCGGCGTTTTTTCGAAGGTATTGCGCTATGGCGACGGCGCCAGCGATGCTATCATGCTCGACAACGCCGAGTGGCTGACCAGGCTGAACTGGATCGAGATGCTGCGCGATATCGGCCGGCATTTCTCCGTCAACCGCATGCTGACGATGGACTCCGTCCGCCTCCGCCTCGAGCGCGAGCAGGAGATGAGCTTCATCGAGTTCAACTACATGGTCTGCCAGGCCTACGACTTCGTCGAGCTGGCGCGGCGCACCGGCTGCCGGCTGCAGATGGGCGGCTCCGACCAGTGGGGCAACATCGTCAACGGCGTCGATCTCGGCCGCCGCATGGGCACGGAGCAACTGTATGCGCTGACCACACCGCTGTTGACCACGGCCTCGGGCGCCAAGATGGGCAAGACCGCGCAGGGCGCGGTGTGGCTCAACGCCGACCAGTTCAGCCCTTACGATTTCTGGCAATACTGGCGCAACGTCGAGGACGCCGACGTCGTCAAATTCCTGAAACTGTTCACGATCCTGCCGATGGCCGAAATCGCCAAACTGGCTGCGCTGCAGGGCGGCGAGATCAACGAAGCCAAGAAGGTGCTGGCGACGGAGGCGACCGCGCTGCTCCACGGCCGCGACGCCGCCAATACCGCGGCCGAAACCGCCCGGCAGACCTTTGAGCAAGGCGCGATCGCCGAAAACCTGCCGACAGTGGAAATTTCTTCCGGCGAACTGGAATCCGGCGCCGCCGTGCTGGGCCTGTTCGTGAAGGCGGGCCTCGTCGCATCGAACGGCGAGGCGCGGCGCCAGATCAAGGGCGGTGGTTTGCGCGTCAACGATGCAGCCGTCACCGACGAAAAAATGGTCCTGACTCCGTCCAACCTCACCCCGGAAGGCGTCATCAAGCTTTCCATGGGCAAGAAAAAGCACGTGCTGCTCAAGCCGGCATAG
- a CDS encoding anhydro-N-acetylmuramic acid kinase translates to MMLTALGLMSGTSLDGVDVALIETDGRKVNALGPSGYRAYTDAERGVLRQALYEAADLPDRTARPGCLREAERIVTSAHAEAVAAFTAQNRLRLDDIDIIGFHGQTVLHRPEKRLTVQIGDAASLAKTLHIPVMYDFRAADVDAGGQGAPFVPVYHRALAQSLDWEGPTVVVNIGGVANITYIDGDTLIACDTGPGNALLDDHMFRWLNQRFDAEGRTAALGRVDAAWINRALQLPFFALPPPKSLDRNEFAGLKLGDVPPEDGAATLTAFTAAAIARVVPHLPKEPKNWIVAGGGARNLTMLRMLRECLQPATVRAADTLGWASDAIEAQAFGFLAARGLKGLPLSYPATTGVPFPMTGGMIARP, encoded by the coding sequence ATGATGTTGACGGCACTGGGTCTGATGAGTGGCACCTCGCTTGACGGGGTCGATGTCGCTTTGATCGAGACCGACGGCCGCAAGGTGAATGCGCTTGGGCCGTCCGGCTACCGCGCCTATACCGACGCGGAGCGCGGCGTGCTGCGCCAGGCGCTGTACGAGGCCGCCGACCTGCCGGATCGCACCGCGCGGCCCGGTTGCCTGCGCGAGGCCGAACGGATCGTGACGTCAGCCCATGCGGAAGCGGTGGCGGCCTTTACCGCGCAAAACCGCCTACGCTTGGACGACATCGACATCATCGGCTTCCACGGCCAGACCGTGCTGCATCGCCCGGAGAAGAGACTGACCGTCCAGATCGGCGACGCGGCCTCGCTCGCCAAGACGCTCCACATTCCCGTGATGTACGATTTCCGCGCCGCCGACGTCGATGCCGGCGGGCAGGGCGCGCCGTTCGTGCCGGTCTATCACCGCGCGCTGGCGCAGTCGCTGGACTGGGAAGGGCCGACGGTGGTGGTCAATATCGGCGGGGTCGCCAACATCACCTATATCGACGGCGACACCCTGATCGCGTGCGACACCGGCCCGGGCAATGCGCTGCTCGACGACCACATGTTTCGCTGGCTGAACCAGCGTTTCGACGCCGAGGGCCGCACCGCGGCGCTGGGCCGGGTCGATGCGGCCTGGATCAACCGGGCGCTGCAGCTGCCGTTCTTCGCGCTGCCGCCGCCGAAGTCGCTCGACCGCAACGAGTTCGCCGGCCTCAAGCTCGGCGACGTGCCGCCGGAGGACGGCGCAGCGACGCTGACCGCCTTCACCGCCGCCGCGATTGCCCGCGTGGTGCCGCATCTGCCGAAGGAGCCGAAGAACTGGATCGTGGCCGGTGGCGGCGCCCGCAACCTGACCATGCTGCGGATGCTGCGCGAATGCCTGCAACCCGCGACCGTCCGCGCCGCCGACACGCTCGGCTGGGCGTCGGATGCCATCGAGGCGCAAGCGTTCGGCTTCCTGGCGGCGCGGGGCCTGAAGGGCCTGCCGCTGAGCTATCCCGCCACGACCGGGGTACCGTTTCCCATGACCGGCGGTATGATCGCGCGGCCTTGA
- a CDS encoding peroxiredoxin, with protein MSKKTRKKSSKPAPKSRKTPARKPPVAKTASKTARTAAKKPAAKTSAKPAAKTAGKPARPAAKATVSKPVKAAKSASIQSSHKPTSKKLIKSNQSAPPAPVAGTEMVVGAVAWPFSLPRNGGGHVSLADHAGKKLVLFFYPRADTPGCTREAIDFTRLESAFADAGAAVLGISADTVKAQESFSAKHQLSVPLISDEQHEMLEAYGAWGEKSMYGRSFMGIIRTTVLIGADGRVARIWRNVRVDGHAEEVLAAVQAM; from the coding sequence ATGTCCAAGAAAACGCGCAAGAAATCCTCCAAGCCAGCCCCCAAAAGCCGCAAGACGCCCGCCCGAAAACCACCCGTCGCCAAGACCGCAAGCAAGACCGCCCGCACCGCGGCCAAAAAGCCTGCTGCCAAAACCTCTGCCAAGCCAGCTGCAAAGACCGCCGGCAAGCCCGCCCGGCCCGCCGCCAAGGCGACTGTCAGCAAGCCGGTCAAAGCGGCCAAATCCGCTTCCATTCAATCGTCGCACAAGCCGACATCGAAAAAGTTAATAAAATCCAACCAATCGGCTCCGCCGGCGCCGGTTGCGGGAACCGAGATGGTCGTGGGCGCTGTCGCTTGGCCCTTCAGCCTGCCGCGCAATGGCGGCGGCCATGTCTCGCTGGCCGACCATGCGGGCAAAAAACTGGTGCTGTTCTTCTATCCCCGCGCCGACACCCCCGGTTGCACCCGCGAAGCAATCGATTTCACCCGGCTCGAGAGCGCCTTTGCCGACGCCGGAGCGGCCGTGCTGGGGATCTCCGCGGACACCGTAAAGGCACAGGAGTCGTTTTCCGCCAAGCATCAGCTTTCGGTTCCTCTGATCTCGGATGAACAGCATGAGATGCTGGAGGCGTATGGCGCCTGGGGCGAAAAATCCATGTACGGCAGGAGTTTCATGGGAATCATTCGAACAACGGTTCTGATCGGGGCCGACGGACGGGTAGCCAGAATCTGGCGCAACGTTCGGGTCGACGGCCATGCCGAGGAGGTGCTGGCCGCAGTCCAGGCCATGTGA
- a CDS encoding M23 family metallopeptidase — protein MSYRSGHHYSDHHHPHDHGRTPPRRPAAYAAKAAAIDGDGYTIAHAGKQVRLGPIVFWIVVGTIVLLGMWSAATATYFAFRDDVLTRLIARQAEMQYAYEDRIAELRAKVDRTTSRQLLDQEQFDQKLDQIMRRQTALESRATALGAIPDVAATGSIRPPGRGAAVETPAAAGPLKPSPISDTVIFVAPPDREARLESRTPLVAKPQPNQFAKVQGVDNVLVRLQSSLDSIERRQMAALSSVEDGMESRLRRMRGVFTDLGLDLAQLEAATPRSAIGGPFVPVKLSADSGAFERQLYRINITRSQMQRLNATLALVPYRKPVVGAVEFTSGFGVRSDPFLGRPAMHTGLDFRAATGDPVRATANGKVVSSGWMGGYGRMVEIDHGNGLSTRYGHLSEIHVRVGDVVKIGQVVGAVGSTGRSTGPHLHYETRIDGEAVDPQKFLRAGVRLSAG, from the coding sequence ATGTCGTACCGTTCCGGTCACCACTATTCCGACCATCACCATCCTCACGATCACGGCCGGACCCCGCCGCGCCGGCCCGCCGCCTATGCGGCAAAGGCGGCTGCGATCGACGGCGACGGCTACACCATCGCGCATGCCGGCAAGCAGGTTCGGCTCGGCCCGATCGTGTTCTGGATCGTGGTCGGCACGATCGTGCTGCTTGGCATGTGGTCGGCTGCGACCGCGACTTATTTCGCGTTCCGCGACGACGTCCTGACCCGGCTGATCGCGCGCCAGGCCGAGATGCAATATGCCTATGAGGACCGAATCGCGGAACTGCGCGCCAAGGTCGACCGCACCACCAGCCGCCAGTTGCTCGACCAGGAACAGTTCGACCAGAAGCTCGACCAGATCATGCGCCGCCAGACCGCGCTGGAATCGCGGGCCACGGCGCTCGGCGCGATCCCGGATGTCGCGGCGACCGGCTCGATCAGGCCTCCTGGACGCGGCGCGGCTGTGGAGACGCCGGCGGCGGCCGGTCCGCTAAAACCCTCCCCGATCAGCGACACCGTGATCTTCGTGGCGCCGCCGGATCGCGAGGCGCGGCTGGAGTCGCGCACGCCGCTCGTCGCCAAGCCGCAGCCGAATCAATTCGCCAAGGTTCAGGGCGTCGACAACGTGCTGGTCCGCCTGCAGAGCTCGCTCGATTCGATCGAGCGACGCCAGATGGCGGCCTTGAGCTCGGTCGAGGACGGCATGGAATCGCGCCTGCGCCGGATGCGCGGCGTGTTCACCGATCTCGGCCTCGACTTGGCGCAGCTCGAAGCGGCGACGCCGCGCTCCGCCATCGGCGGGCCGTTCGTGCCGGTGAAGCTTTCAGCCGATTCCGGCGCGTTCGAGCGCCAGCTCTACCGGATCAACATCACCCGCAGCCAGATGCAGCGCCTCAACGCGACACTGGCGTTGGTGCCCTATCGCAAGCCCGTCGTCGGCGCGGTCGAGTTCACTTCGGGTTTCGGCGTGCGCAGCGATCCCTTCCTCGGCCGTCCGGCCATGCACACCGGCCTCGACTTCCGCGCCGCCACCGGCGATCCCGTCCGCGCCACCGCCAACGGCAAGGTGGTGTCATCGGGATGGATGGGCGGCTATGGCCGCATGGTGGAGATCGACCACGGCAACGGGCTCTCGACTCGCTACGGCCATCTCTCCGAAATCCACGTCAGGGTCGGCGACGTCGTCAAGATCGGTCAAGTAGTCGGCGCCGTGGGCTCCACCGGCCGCTCCACCGGACCGCATCTGCACTATGAAACCCGGATCGACGGCGAGGCCGTCGACCCGCAGAAGTTTTTGCGCGCGGGCGTCAGGCTCAGCGCGGGATAG
- a CDS encoding MFS transporter — protein sequence MNEKTPAADAVAKAPKPAHTALSVLALCFVMQMVGRGLGDSFTVFLKPIAESFSWDRAEVVSVYSLTWLAGGLMAPFVGRLFDRSGPRLTYSLGLLLLAGAFLVSSRAQTLWQFQLSTGLCVGIGIALTGNVPNSILLGRWFGRRLPTAMAVLYSAAGIGTLLLLPASQLLIDRIGWRDAYHWFGIAALCTLAPLLLLPWRTIAMGSLQVAQKTDAGFVDNGWTLTSAMRHHTFWALFSTFFFTAIAMYAVTAQIVAYLIDAGFAPLQAATAWGFSGVVLLFGMLGISTLDGIIGRRPSVLFSYGVSIVGIILLWLLQYYPSYWLLTGFVITFGSMIGSRGPLITATALNIFRGKRVGTIYGTISIGSGLGSGLGSWAGGLIHDWTHSYDALFVFALINLVLGLIPFLVVPALRR from the coding sequence ATGAACGAAAAGACGCCAGCGGCAGACGCGGTAGCCAAGGCGCCTAAACCGGCGCACACCGCGCTCAGCGTGCTGGCGCTGTGCTTCGTGATGCAGATGGTCGGTCGCGGCCTCGGCGACAGCTTTACGGTTTTCCTGAAGCCAATCGCGGAAAGCTTTTCGTGGGACCGCGCCGAGGTGGTCTCGGTCTACTCGCTGACCTGGCTCGCCGGCGGATTGATGGCGCCGTTCGTCGGCCGGCTGTTCGACCGCTCCGGTCCCCGCCTCACCTATTCGCTCGGGCTGTTGCTGCTCGCCGGCGCTTTCCTGGTGTCGTCACGCGCGCAAACGCTCTGGCAGTTCCAGCTGTCGACGGGACTGTGCGTCGGGATCGGCATTGCGCTGACCGGTAACGTGCCGAATTCGATCCTGCTCGGTCGCTGGTTCGGCCGGCGGTTGCCGACGGCGATGGCGGTTCTCTACTCCGCCGCGGGCATCGGTACCCTTTTGCTGTTGCCGGCCTCGCAGCTTTTGATCGACCGCATCGGCTGGCGCGACGCCTATCATTGGTTCGGCATCGCAGCGCTATGCACTCTGGCGCCGCTATTGCTGCTGCCGTGGCGGACGATCGCCATGGGTTCGCTGCAGGTGGCGCAGAAAACGGACGCCGGTTTCGTCGACAATGGCTGGACGTTGACGAGCGCGATGCGCCACCACACCTTCTGGGCGCTGTTCTCGACCTTCTTCTTCACGGCGATTGCGATGTACGCCGTCACGGCCCAGATCGTCGCCTATCTCATCGATGCCGGATTTGCGCCGTTGCAGGCCGCGACCGCCTGGGGCTTTTCCGGCGTGGTGCTGCTGTTCGGCATGCTCGGCATCTCGACGCTCGACGGCATCATCGGCCGCCGGCCGTCGGTGCTGTTCAGCTACGGCGTCTCGATCGTCGGAATCATTCTGCTCTGGTTGCTGCAATATTATCCGAGCTACTGGCTGCTGACGGGGTTCGTCATCACCTTCGGCAGCATGATCGGTTCGCGGGGCCCGCTGATCACCGCGACTGCGCTGAACATCTTTCGCGGCAAACGCGTCGGCACCATCTACGGCACCATCTCGATCGGCAGCGGCCTCGGATCCGGCTTGGGGTCGTGGGCCGGCGGCCTGATCCACGACTGGACGCATAGTTATGACGCGCTGTTCGTGTTCGCGCTGATCAATCTTGTGCTGGGATTGATTCCGTTTCTGGTGGTGCCGGCGCTGCGGCGTTAG
- a CDS encoding YhdP family protein yields MPARERSIRIEERASGGGQPQRRHREAMARNTSPKGSNPRAEVHISQWDDAAGWDQEPDEAGRYRARRLLSRPSSRFHRLGGRFEALQRRLTERWVKRLAIVVGVLAFIFTTCFGGLWMRLGAGPINLDMATPWLAAAIEDNIGHGNTVEVGGTQIERAGRIRIAVRIRDIVVRDRDQVVVATAPKAEVKLSGMALMMGRLRAESLNLVDAELAVKITPDGQVSVSAGDTAKPLATGVASKRDAGLAPTFPRSAPAPAPGATASETAQSGLLAGLDWLDSLSLTGLDGQNLNEIGLKNGNLIVDDQQRGNKWTFENISLSMRRPSGGGVAVSLGEEGARPWSLKVVIGPPQNGVRSVDLRADKVPAANILLAMRVKDLTYSADLPLSGELKGELGRDGLPTYFRGKVLAGAGNLIDTDTPDYPMPIDSAELSVEWDAGRRVLVAPFKVVSGANRITLLAHLEPPNGATNEWQAGFSGGTILLAGTGNEAPLIFNRISIGMKFDTDRKRVLLTQADISNGEIGIAGTGSVDYANEARLQLGFAGTPMSAAALKRMWPILIVPEVREWVIDRIEKGTLQRIEVGVNSPVRNLSRKGPPIPDDGLAVNIVASGVTVRPVDEMPSVRDADLKARVTGRTALVTIGQGIADTPAGRKINISDFTFEVPDMAPKPSPSKVKFRVDAPVAAAAEILASDRLSDVSGTLIDPNSSKGNITASISMGMPVKGSMTKAETIYAVTADLSGFSADKLVMNQKLEANTLKVVANNAGYQVKGDVKINGQPASLDYRKPSAGDADIRLQATLDDASRARLGIDLGSAVTGSIPVKVIGKIGENDSRVGIEADLTSLRLDNILPGWVKVPGKSGKATFIVVKKEQSTLFQDIVVEGGGVSIKGSLEVDQNGDLMSANFPTYAPSDGDKTTLKAERGADGVVKVTMRGEVFDGRGFLKSAISGKDSDPKSKTRGIDLDVDLKLGAVAGFNGEALRSIDSKFSRRNGVVRAFALSGKVGRDTPLTADLRGRSAGQGREVIMLQTNDAGAFFRFTDMYSKVVGGQLSLALEPPTVEPTAKEGLINVRDFTIRGEASLDRVAAGNSTGNQGGVSFSALRAEFTRQSGVLSIRDGVVKGPMIGATIEGNIDTAANQVRMSGTFIPMYGLNNMFGQIPLLGPILGAGSNEGLIGVTYEVVGTPGQPVLRVNPISAMFPGVTRKIMEFNTGKQNNGPVELPPNN; encoded by the coding sequence ATGCCGGCACGGGAGCGTTCGATCAGAATCGAAGAGCGCGCCTCTGGCGGCGGTCAACCTCAGCGCCGGCACCGAGAGGCAATGGCTAGGAATACTTCGCCCAAGGGGTCGAATCCGCGCGCCGAGGTCCACATCTCGCAATGGGATGATGCGGCCGGCTGGGATCAGGAGCCCGATGAGGCGGGGCGCTATCGCGCGCGCCGACTATTGTCCCGTCCAAGTTCCAGATTTCATCGGCTGGGCGGTCGGTTCGAGGCGCTGCAGCGGCGGCTGACAGAACGCTGGGTCAAGCGTCTCGCCATCGTGGTTGGGGTACTCGCGTTCATCTTCACGACCTGCTTCGGCGGCCTGTGGATGCGGCTCGGCGCCGGGCCGATCAACCTCGATATGGCGACGCCCTGGCTGGCCGCCGCGATCGAGGACAATATCGGTCACGGCAATACGGTCGAAGTCGGCGGCACGCAGATCGAGCGTGCCGGGCGGATTAGGATCGCGGTGCGAATCCGCGACATCGTGGTGCGCGACCGCGATCAGGTCGTCGTCGCCACCGCGCCGAAGGCCGAGGTGAAACTGTCGGGCATGGCGCTCATGATGGGGCGGCTGCGCGCCGAAAGCCTCAATCTGGTCGATGCAGAACTGGCAGTGAAGATCACGCCGGACGGTCAGGTTTCGGTGTCTGCCGGCGACACCGCCAAACCGCTCGCGACCGGCGTCGCTTCCAAGCGCGATGCCGGCTTGGCGCCGACGTTCCCCCGTTCGGCGCCTGCTCCCGCGCCGGGAGCGACGGCGTCAGAAACGGCGCAGAGCGGATTGCTGGCCGGCCTCGACTGGCTCGACAGTCTCAGCCTGACCGGCCTCGACGGGCAGAACCTCAACGAGATCGGCCTCAAGAACGGCAATCTCATCGTCGACGACCAGCAGCGCGGCAACAAATGGACGTTTGAAAATATCAGCCTGAGCATGCGCCGGCCGAGCGGCGGCGGCGTCGCGGTGAGCCTTGGCGAGGAGGGCGCGCGGCCGTGGTCGCTGAAGGTCGTGATCGGACCGCCGCAGAACGGCGTGCGCTCGGTCGACCTTCGCGCGGACAAGGTGCCGGCCGCCAACATCCTGTTGGCGATGCGGGTCAAGGATCTCACTTACAGCGCCGACCTGCCGCTGTCCGGCGAACTGAAGGGCGAACTGGGCCGCGACGGCCTGCCGACCTATTTCCGCGGCAAGGTTCTGGCCGGCGCCGGCAACCTGATCGACACCGACACGCCCGACTATCCGATGCCGATCGATTCGGCCGAGTTGAGCGTCGAATGGGACGCCGGACGGCGCGTGCTGGTCGCGCCCTTCAAGGTCGTGTCCGGCGCAAACCGGATCACGCTGCTGGCCCATCTCGAACCGCCGAACGGCGCCACAAACGAATGGCAGGCCGGCTTCAGCGGCGGCACGATTTTGCTGGCCGGCACCGGCAACGAGGCGCCGCTGATCTTCAACCGCATCTCGATCGGGATGAAATTCGACACCGACCGCAAGCGCGTGCTGCTCACCCAGGCCGATATCAGCAATGGCGAGATCGGTATCGCGGGCACCGGCAGCGTCGACTATGCGAATGAAGCACGGCTTCAGCTCGGTTTTGCCGGCACGCCGATGTCGGCGGCGGCGCTGAAGCGGATGTGGCCGATCCTGATCGTGCCGGAAGTGCGCGAATGGGTGATCGACCGGATCGAGAAGGGCACGCTCCAGCGTATCGAGGTCGGCGTCAACTCGCCGGTGCGCAACCTGTCGCGCAAGGGACCGCCGATTCCGGATGATGGCCTGGCCGTCAACATCGTGGCGTCGGGCGTCACGGTGCGTCCGGTAGACGAAATGCCGTCGGTTCGCGACGCCGACCTGAAGGCGCGGGTCACCGGGCGAACCGCGCTTGTGACGATCGGGCAAGGGATCGCCGACACGCCGGCCGGCCGCAAGATCAATATCTCGGACTTCACGTTCGAGGTGCCGGACATGGCGCCAAAGCCGTCGCCGTCGAAGGTCAAGTTCAGGGTCGATGCGCCGGTGGCGGCGGCCGCCGAGATTCTGGCCTCCGACCGCCTCAGCGACGTCTCCGGCACCCTGATCGACCCGAATTCCAGCAAGGGCAACATCACGGCCTCAATTTCAATGGGCATGCCGGTCAAGGGCTCGATGACCAAAGCGGAAACCATCTACGCCGTCACGGCCGATCTTTCCGGATTTTCCGCCGACAAGCTGGTGATGAACCAGAAGCTGGAAGCCAACACGCTGAAGGTGGTGGCCAACAATGCCGGCTATCAGGTCAAGGGCGACGTCAAGATCAACGGCCAGCCGGCCTCGCTGGACTATCGCAAGCCGAGCGCGGGAGATGCCGATATTCGCCTGCAGGCGACGCTGGACGATGCCAGCCGCGCGCGGCTCGGGATCGATCTGGGATCCGCGGTGACCGGCTCTATTCCGGTCAAGGTGATCGGCAAGATAGGCGAGAACGACAGCCGCGTCGGTATCGAAGCCGATCTCACTTCGTTGAGGCTCGACAACATCCTGCCGGGCTGGGTCAAGGTACCTGGCAAGTCGGGCAAGGCGACGTTCATCGTGGTGAAGAAGGAACAGTCGACGCTGTTCCAGGACATCGTGGTCGAAGGCGGCGGCGTGTCGATCAAGGGCTCGCTGGAAGTCGACCAGAACGGCGACCTGATGAGCGCGAATTTCCCGACCTACGCACCGTCGGATGGCGACAAGACCACGCTGAAGGCGGAACGCGGCGCCGATGGCGTCGTCAAGGTCACAATGCGCGGTGAGGTGTTCGACGGCCGCGGCTTCCTGAAATCGGCGATCTCAGGCAAGGATTCCGATCCCAAGAGCAAGACCAGGGGCATTGATCTCGATGTCGACCTCAAGCTCGGCGCCGTCGCCGGCTTCAACGGCGAGGCGTTGCGCAGCATCGACAGCAAGTTCTCGCGGCGCAACGGCGTCGTGAGGGCCTTCGCCCTGTCCGGCAAGGTCGGTCGTGATACGCCGCTGACCGCCGATCTGCGCGGCCGCAGCGCGGGTCAGGGGCGCGAAGTCATCATGCTGCAGACCAACGATGCCGGCGCCTTCTTCCGCTTCACCGACATGTATTCCAAGGTGGTCGGCGGACAATTGTCGCTCGCCCTGGAGCCGCCGACGGTCGAACCCACCGCCAAGGAAGGCCTGATCAATGTCCGCGACTTCACCATCCGCGGTGAGGCCTCGCTGGACCGCGTCGCGGCGGGCAATTCCACCGGCAATCAAGGCGGCGTTTCGTTTTCGGCGTTGCGCGCCGAGTTCACCCGGCAGAGCGGCGTGCTTTCGATCAGGGACGGCGTCGTGAAGGGGCCGATGATCGGCGCGACCATCGAGGGCAATATCGATACGGCCGCCAATCAGGTCCGCATGAGCGGCACCTTCATTCCGATGTACGGGCTGAACAACATGTTCGGTCAGATTCCCCTGCTGGGCCCGATACTCGGCGCGGGCAGCAACGAGGGCCTGATCGGCGTGACCTACGAGGTGGTCGGTACGCCGGGGCAGCCCGTGCTGCGCGTCAATCCGATCTCGGCGATGTTCCCCGGCGTGACGCGCAAGATCATGGAATTCAACACCGGCAAGCAGAACAACGGCCCGGTGGAATTGCCGCCGAACAACTAA
- a CDS encoding SRPBCC family protein — MSEGNTVRLHRVFATKPEKVFRAFLDADAMAKWLPPYGFTCKVHHFEPKVGGTFNMSFSNFTTNTGHGFGGEYLEIVPNERIRYTDTFDDPNLPGVIEVTVTLKAVSCGTEVNIEQTNLPTVIPVESCYLGWQQSLAQLALLVEPDIPG, encoded by the coding sequence ATGTCCGAAGGCAATACCGTTCGTCTGCACCGCGTCTTCGCCACCAAGCCCGAAAAGGTCTTTCGCGCCTTCCTCGATGCGGACGCGATGGCCAAGTGGCTGCCACCCTACGGCTTCACCTGCAAGGTTCATCATTTCGAGCCGAAGGTCGGCGGCACCTTCAACATGTCGTTCTCGAACTTCACCACCAACACGGGCCATGGGTTCGGCGGCGAATATCTCGAAATCGTGCCCAACGAGCGGATTCGCTACACCGACACTTTCGACGACCCCAATCTTCCCGGAGTCATCGAGGTCACCGTCACGCTGAAAGCGGTCTCCTGCGGCACCGAGGTCAACATCGAGCAAACGAACCTGCCGACGGTGATTCCGGTCGAATCCTGCTATCTCGGCTGGCAGCAATCGCTCGCCCAGCTTGCACTGCTCGTCGAGCCTGACATTCCCGGATAG